Below is a genomic region from Billgrantia tianxiuensis.
ATCGCTCCCGAGGAGGCGCTGATCGACCTGCTGGAAGTGCCGGGCCTACGCCTGGAGATGGCGCCGATTCATTTGCAGGCGACCCTGTCGGAGGCGTTCACGCGACTCAACGACCAGGCCGTCGACGCTCTCTACGTGGAGTATGGCCGGCGTCCGAAGCACAAGCGGATTTCGGGTATCATCACCCGCGGCGCCATCGAGCGTTACTATTCGCTGAAATGATCTGTGCAGCGATCTCCGTCGCCGATTCAGACGGCTATCGCCACTCTACTTGAGAAACCCGCCCGAGGAGCCAGCATGTATTTGTGGATCAAGGCCCTGCACATCGTGTCCGTGGTGACCTGGTTTGCTGCGCTGTTCTACCTGCCGCGCCTGTTCGTCTACCACGCCATGGCGCGTGACAAGGGGGAACGGCAGGCCGCTGACACCTTCCTCGTGATGGAGCGCAAACTCTATCGGGGCATCATGACCCCGTCGATGATCGCCGTGATCGCATTCGGGATCTGGCTGCTCTACCTCATGCCCCACTGGCTTGGCATGGGCTGGATGCACGTCAAGCTGCTGCTGGTGGTGTTGCTGGTGGCCTACCACCATGTCTGCCTGGTCTATCTAAAGCAGTTCGCCGCGGGTCGCTGCCAGCGCTCTCATGTGTTCTTCCGCTGGTTCAATGAACTACCTGTGATTGCCTTGCTGGTCATCGTGATCCTGGTCGTGATCAAGCCGTTCTGACCATGGCGAGTGAAATGAACGAACAACTCCCGGTCGTGCTGGTGCTGGCCGGCCACGACCCCACCGGTGGAGCGGGACTCACCGCCGACGGCGAAGCGATATCCGCCTGCGGCGGCTGGGCAGTGACGGTGCCCACGGCATTGACGGTACAGGACTGCCATGATGTGCACCGGGTGGTGCCGGTTCCGGCCAATCTGATCGGTGACATGGCTAGGCGGCTCGGTGAATTTCGTCTGGCGGCGATCAAGGTCGGGCTGGTGGCTAGTCTCGAGACGCTCGATGCCGTGGTGGACGTCGTCAAGGCGCATCCCGGGGTGCCGGTGGTGGTTGATCCGGTACTCAAGGCAGGAGGCGGCAAGGAGTTATCCACAACCGCCCTGGTCGATGCCTTCCGCGCCCGGCTGCTTCCCCTTGTGGATATCCTGACGCCCAACCGTCTCGAGCTCGCGCGCCTGGCCGATCCGCAAGCCCAGGATGACAGTGAACGAGCCCGGCGCCTGCTCTCGCTCGGCTGTCGTGCCGTGTTGGTGAGCGGCAGTGACGATCCCGATGTCGGCGTTCCTGGCGACGAGGTCGAGCTGGCGCTGTACAGCGCCGAAGGACGCTTCGCCTGGCGCTGGAGGCGCCTGGAGGGGAGTTTCCATGGCTCGGGCTGTACCTTGGCCTCGGCGCTTGCCGCGCGGCTGGCAGCGGGCGATCCGTTGCAGCTTGCCTGCGAGCGAGCCCAGCGCTTTGCCTGGCAGGCGCTGGCGCACGCCTGGCAGCCGGGCAAGGCACAATCGTTGCCGCGCCGCCTTGCCGTGACAGAGGGAGTTCACGGCGCCGGGCAGGGCGTGACCCTACCCCCTCAATGAGCGAAAATCACCGGAACTTCACCGCGCATTCCAAGGTTATCCAAGAAGTTATCCACAACGCGGAGGCGGCAAGCGATGCCCCTCCTGCCATGGAACGCCATCACACTCGCGACCGCAATGAGGCTCACATGACCACATCCGCAACGCTCTTCGAACAGGCCTGCCGTCATATTCCCGGCGGCGTGAACTCCCCGGTGCGCGCCTTCAAGGGACTGCAGCGGCCGCCCGTGTTCATCGAGCGAGCGCAGGGGGCCTATCTGTTCGACGTGGAAGGAAAACGCTACGTCGATTACGTCGGTTCCTGGGGCCCGATGATCACCGGCCATGCCGACCCCGATGTGTTGGGTGCCGTGCGCAGCCGGCTCGACAACGGTCTTTCGTTCGGCACCCCGACGGCGATCGAGACCACCATGGCCGACCTGATCTGCGACATGATTCCGTCGATCGACCTGGTGCGCATGGTCAACTCGGGTACCGAGGCCACCATGTCGGCGATACGCCTGGCACGCGGCTTCACCGGGCGTGACAAAATCGTCAAGTTCGAGGGCAATTACCATGGCCACTCCGACTCGCTGCTGGTCAAGGCCGGCTCCGGTGCGCTGACCCACGGCGAGCCTAGCTCACCCGGCGTGCCCGCTGCGCTGGCGGAGCACACCATCACCCTTTCCTACAACGATCTCGACGAAGTGGAGGCCTGCTTCGAGGAGATTGGCAGCCAGATCGCCTGCATCATCGTCGAGCCGGTGGCCGGCAACATGAACTGCATCCCGCCGCAGCCCGGCTTCCTCGAAACCCTGCGCCGGGTTTGCACCGAATACGGGAGTGTGCTGATCTTTGATGAGGTGATGACCGGTTTTCGGGTGGCCATGGGCGGTGCCCAGGCGCATTACGGCATCGAGCCCGACCTGACCTGTCTGGGCAAGATCGTCGGTGGCGGCATGCCGGTGGGGGCCTTCGGCGGCAAGCGTGAGATCATGGAGCAGATCTCACCGCTGGGGCCGGTTTATCAGGCAGGTACGCTTGCGGGCAATCCCCTGGCCATGGCGGCGGGCATCGCGCTGTTGACCAAGCTGCGCGAGCCCGGCTTCCACGATGCCCTGGCGCAGCGCGTCGAGACGCTCTGCCACGGCCTGCAGGAGCGTGCCGATGCCGCCGGCGTCGACATGATCACCCAGCGTGCCGGCGGGATGTTCGGATTGTTCTTCACCGGACAGTCCCGGGTCGACAACTTCGCCCAGGCCACGGCTTGTGATGCCGATGCCTTCCGTCGCTTCTTTGCGGCGATGCTGGACGAAGGCGTCTACCTGGCGCCCTCGGCGTATGAGGCGGGCTTCATGTCCAGTGCCCATACGCCAGAAGACATTCAATGGACGCTGGACGCTGCCGAGAAGGCCTTTGCCCAGGTACGCCAGCCTTGATCAAG
It encodes:
- the hemJ gene encoding protoporphyrinogen oxidase HemJ translates to MYLWIKALHIVSVVTWFAALFYLPRLFVYHAMARDKGERQAADTFLVMERKLYRGIMTPSMIAVIAFGIWLLYLMPHWLGMGWMHVKLLLVVLLVAYHHVCLVYLKQFAAGRCQRSHVFFRWFNELPVIALLVIVILVVIKPF
- the thiD gene encoding bifunctional hydroxymethylpyrimidine kinase/phosphomethylpyrimidine kinase; the protein is MNEQLPVVLVLAGHDPTGGAGLTADGEAISACGGWAVTVPTALTVQDCHDVHRVVPVPANLIGDMARRLGEFRLAAIKVGLVASLETLDAVVDVVKAHPGVPVVVDPVLKAGGGKELSTTALVDAFRARLLPLVDILTPNRLELARLADPQAQDDSERARRLLSLGCRAVLVSGSDDPDVGVPGDEVELALYSAEGRFAWRWRRLEGSFHGSGCTLASALAARLAAGDPLQLACERAQRFAWQALAHAWQPGKAQSLPRRLAVTEGVHGAGQGVTLPPQ
- the hemL gene encoding glutamate-1-semialdehyde 2,1-aminomutase, whose translation is MTTSATLFEQACRHIPGGVNSPVRAFKGLQRPPVFIERAQGAYLFDVEGKRYVDYVGSWGPMITGHADPDVLGAVRSRLDNGLSFGTPTAIETTMADLICDMIPSIDLVRMVNSGTEATMSAIRLARGFTGRDKIVKFEGNYHGHSDSLLVKAGSGALTHGEPSSPGVPAALAEHTITLSYNDLDEVEACFEEIGSQIACIIVEPVAGNMNCIPPQPGFLETLRRVCTEYGSVLIFDEVMTGFRVAMGGAQAHYGIEPDLTCLGKIVGGGMPVGAFGGKREIMEQISPLGPVYQAGTLAGNPLAMAAGIALLTKLREPGFHDALAQRVETLCHGLQERADAAGVDMITQRAGGMFGLFFTGQSRVDNFAQATACDADAFRRFFAAMLDEGVYLAPSAYEAGFMSSAHTPEDIQWTLDAAEKAFAQVRQP